Genomic DNA from Garra rufa chromosome 22, GarRuf1.0, whole genome shotgun sequence:
TCTGATGCCATTACTTTAAGAGTTACTTTAAATTCAGTATCTCCATCTTGTCATTAAACAAGTGCTGCAGAAATAATAGACCACTGTTACTGACTGTATTCACCACAATTATGCGATTTGTTGATTAATTTCTCAAACTGGCATCCTAAATTTAAGCTTGGTTATCAAAATGGTTTAGGTTTTATCAGGACACCATTAAAATTTGTTACAGATGCAACACAGTGGGTTGTATCTATAAAACCGAATTCATAAATGTTTATTTGACGTCTACTTCAGAGGATGTTTGCTTCACAACAGTCTCAGAGGGGAAGACAATAACAGGTCTTCATGCAGTTTTAATTGTAAGTGGAGGAGACGAAACCATGCTATGAGTTGCTCAGTGGATAAAGAGTAAAAACTGCTGCTCACCAGCTGATGGTACAGAGAAACCAAACACCCCGCTTACCAACCTACAAACATacggtgtatgtgtgtgtttacattAGAAGCCTTCAGTTTACAAGAACTCCACTATTAGATCTTCAAAATACTCTACTTTTAATGTTACTTGAGGTGAAAGTGAAATTTTCAGCCATTCAAACGGACTTTTATTCATCTATGTGGTGCAATAGTtggtaattaatttttttacaccATGTTCATTACGGTGAAATTGTCACAGACATGACTCACCAGAGAAGCAGTGGGAAGATGTTTAATCAGAGCAGTTTAAATGAGAATTGAGAGGAAGTGAGAGGATGGGCTATTTAAAAtgttctatttaattttttttttccttttttaagtgATTTCTCGTGATTTCCTCAGTCCTGCTGCTTTCTATGCTCAAAAAAAGTTTCAGCCTAAATGTaagatttatgtatttgaatGGCATAATACATTTCCATCCAGTTGGATTACACAGTTTTGATCTCAACTAATTTTAATTTTcaactaataaaattattttttattttgtgcttaagaaacatttattattattaatatcaatatttaaaacatttgagtaattatttaggatactttgatgaatagaaagatccaaagatcagcatttatctaaaataaaaagcttttctaaCTGTAAAGtgttatacactacaccattcaaaaagcttggagtcagtatatttttttgtttgttttttgggaaagaaatgatagaaattaatacttttattcagcagagatgctttaaattgatcaaaagttatgcttaaaacatttataatgttgcaaaagatttctatttcagataaatgctgttttcaacataataataataataataaatgttttttgagcagcaaattcaaatattagaatgatttctgaaggatcatgtgactggagtaatgatgctaaaaattcagcttttaaataacaggaataaattacattttaaaatatattcaaatagaaaagacttattttaaatggaaaaatatttacattttttgctgttattgctgtactttggatcaaataaatgcaggcttggtgagcagaagagactttaaaaaaaattcatactgttcaaaaacttttgactggtagtgtttggTTTATGTATTTGTCAGATATGCGTAAACAAAACAGGTAAAAATTTATTTTGCATTACGGAACAAGCAATATTAAAATAGTTCAAATATATGAGATAGAAAAAAAATTGGATTTAATgataaatatctttaaatctcaTCATTACTTTTTATTCAAAACACATTTAGTACTATTACAGAAATTTGAACTTTATGTTGCCTAATTTATTCCTTCAAATTtctatttatgtttatattttactattgtttaatctattattattagtattattaatcttgatcttaaaatattaatattattttaagctTGTTTATGCTGCCAGTCAATGTAATTTTGTTAAATtgcatgtaaatataaatattaattattttggaTAAATAAAATGCTAATTTATTTATGTAAGGAAGCTGGTTTCTGCcatgtaattaaaatattaaaaaggcaattgcaactttttatcccagaattcagacttttttctcgcaattctgttttcaGCTCAGttgaaagaaaaaagtctgaattgtgagataaaaagtcacaattaccttttttcaaATCACATGGGGGAAATATGTCACttattagtttatttatgttAAAACCAAATAGATGGGAAGTTTATATGCAATTCAAATACATACAATTTAAATTTAGgccttaatattttttgaaagtGTATGGCTCCTTGATTTTAAGACAACTAACACTTCAAAATGTCTGTTCTTGTAAGGCAAGGTTTTGGTCCTATCCTCATTCTGTGGTGTTTTCTTTCTCTCCGGGTGTCAGTTATCACCTGAGGTGTCTGTTTCTCTCTTTCAGGGTCAGTGCTGCGTGACCATGACCGAGGGGAGACGTCGTCGCTGTCGGAAGTGAAGCGCTTCCCTCGGAGTGTGGATTCACAGAGTCTTGTCCCAGAGCCTTGGAGGGATAGAGTGCCTCTTAGGAAGACCATATCCGTCGATGACCGCCTTCTCCAGCAGACACCTAGAGAACATCACAGACTCCTCAGCCGAATAGAGAGGGGCAAGAAGAAACTCAGGAACATTAATGTGAGTCGTAGAGATGTTTCATATCGCTCTCTCAGCTATAGACACTATAGGAAATCCCATAATAGATGTGCCCTTCGTTGCTTGTTTATCGCAATGTCTTGTTTATTTACGTGCACATATTCTTGTGTTTAAGGACATCTCTTAGCACATCCACCTTTGTAGGCGGATATTGATGTAGCGCATACAGTGTTTTGACAGTTTCACAGCTGCTGCGCTTTTGCCGTGAGGTTCTTCATAGACGTTCCGTTGTGTAACTGATTAAAAAAGAGGTACGCTTGCCCAGAATTCATCCTGGAGTTTGATCGTGGCTTTCTATTCAGCGAACACTCATCTGTCATCCTACACCAGTGAGTCAGTGCTTTGAGGACGCACTGCCTTGTAACCTTACATTAGGGACTTTTGCAGAACATGAATTCCATCTGCATACATTTGCTCCAGTAAAGAAGCCGCTTCTGTGCAGTTCTGTAGAAAGCTGTtctgtatataaatgtatatgttAAGAGGAGATAGATAAAGAAGCATTTGAGATGTAGGCTCTCATGCGCTGGCCTCAAATGTTCATGGCCATGAATTACAATGAGATCTGTCTATTTCTGGCTTCTCAGAGTGGATGGTTATGGATTATGGATAATGGCTGGATTGCATCAAACTTTACCTTCTTAATTATGCTCATTAATGTTTTGTAGATGTGGTGTGAAGGATAGAGCATATGGTCTAACACAAGTTTGAGTCATTTACTGATAACATTTTCATCTATAAAATtggaaaaagttcaaaagttaGATCCCTCTAGGGGTGCGTGGCTTATTAAAATTTGAAAACATCCAAGGTAACACCAAACAGATAAATGTATCTAATAAACAAGAAGCACCATAATGTATGGAATCAAGgcaaaaacaacaataaacagcaggatttaaattaatatttcatgttACAAATAAGAGGTAAAATATGTCACATGGAAAGGtgaattttctttatttctttattttcttttatttatttatttttttaaattgcccATCAAActactgtttatttaattaaaaatacagaaaagaaagtaatattatgaaacattattgaaatttaaaataacagttttctagtttaatatactttacaatatcatttatttcggtgatgcaaggctgaattttcatcagccattactctagtctttagtgtcacacaatccatcagaaatcatttaaatatgcttatttattgtcaattttggtaacagttgtgctgcttaatatttttttggaatctctgatacttttttcaggattctttgataaataaaaagttaaaaagaacagcatttattcaaaatagaaatcttttctaacaatataagtctttactgtcactttttatcaatttaacatccttgctgaataaaagtattttatatatatatatatatatatatatatatatatatatatatatatatataatatatatatatatatatatatatatatatatatataatatatatatatatatatatatatatatatatatatataatatatatatatatatatatatatatatatatatatatatatatatattatatatatatatatatatatatatatatatatatatNNNNNNNNNNNNNNNNNNNNNNNNNNNNNNNNNNNNNNNNNNNNNNNNNNNNNNNNNNNNNNNNNNNNNNNNNNNNNNNNNNNNNNNNNNNNNNNNNNNNNNNNNNNNNNNNNNNNNNNNNNNNNNNNNNNNNNNNNNNNNNNNNNNNNNNNNNNNNNNNNNNNNNNNNNNNNNNNNNNNNNNNNNNNNNNNNNNNNNNNNNNNNNNNNNNNNNNNNNNNNNNNNNNNNNNNNNNNNNNNNNNNNNNNNNNNNNNNNNNNNNNNNNNNNNNNNNNNNNNNNNNNNNNNNNNNNNNNNNNNNNNNNNNNNNNNNNNNNNNNNNNNNNNNNNNNNNNNNNNNNNNNNNNNNNNNNNNNNNNNNNNNNNNNNNNNNNNNNNNNNNNNNNNNNNNNNNNNNNNNNNNNNNNNNNNNNNNNNNNNNNNNNNNNNNNNNNNNNNNNNNNNNNNNNNNNNNNNNNNNNNNNNNNNNNNNNNNNNNNNNNNNNNNNNNNNNNNNNNNNcaccaaggaatttatcagcttatcaacgtatcaggttgtagtttccttggtgctcgacacttgacttatcgtgactacatttaagatggcggcggccgctaaacttcttgcggttactgtctgtataaatctacttgtaaataaactaccggtgctttttctaagttctcaatgtctcgttttaaatgtcagggcccttggaagtctaccaatgaagtgtggagctactttgtgcctcgtaaatggcgtaaaacagtgatttatttacatggctgcttcgatgcccgattgactttcattgacaagctgttgtgagcatcggctaactgaccccagatttcggacagcagtggacaagacgagatgagatatgcaaggtacgtttacactcggtatcatgattcaatacactttaggtcaaaatcacaccggagttctcctttaatatcctaatgattttttgcctaAAAggaaaatggatcattttgacccatacaatgaatttttgactattgctacaaatatacccgtgctacttaagactggttttgtggtccagggtcacaatattAGAGGCCAAAATGGTAAAAAGTAAGGGAAAATAAGGTTAAACATGTACCTCGGGGTACTGCCCTAGTGACAACTTTGTACCCTTTATTCTGAGAGTGTACAATTGAAATATGCAGCAAATATATCCCAAATACTCAAGCTGTTTGATGGGTTAAGATCTCACATTTAAGTTTTTTCCAGTTTGTGTCTGTCCACtgtttttctgacattttaggaaTTTCCCCTCATCTCTTGTTATTTTGTACTTTGAGGAAAAACAATGGACAGGCTCATTCTGTTTTCCGACTTTCATAAAAAGTCAAACATATTTGCACTTGTTTGAAGTCAAAGGACGTGGCCTCTTTGGTGAAGCAGGAACTTTAGAAGAGTTAATCAGGATGGACTGCTTCTGTGATGTTCATTCAATTTGGCTTGTGTTTGCTGCCATTTTTATCCGTTTTTTGAAACTTTTGTTCAGATTTGTTGAAACAGGAATTTGTTTACTTTTTCAGACTTCCTCGAACCATGAGAGTGAGACACTTCTTCGGTTCGCTATAATGTAATTGTTCTCCATATAAAGATGCGTTTTTAATTCTGCTGTTATCCTTAGTGGACGTTCTAGCCATTATGCATAACTGTGAAAGTGTCTTCTCTTGCATGTGCAATTAGCTCTGCGCTTCCAGTAGAAATGTGAGTTTAACATACCCTAAGCCTTATGTGTATAATTTCTTGGAAAATGAGACAACATGGCATATTTGCTATGTTGTGAATTCACTCTGCCTAACAGTGTAAAGTTAGCCTCAGAGATCTCTTTACGTAGAtcattaaaatatatgtttttcctGTAATGTGTGAATAATTTTGTGGTTCTATTAAAGATTAACTGATAAAAATCCATCCACTTGCTTTTTGAAAGAATATTAGCTGGGCCTTTCTATTTCAGGCTGAGTGTGCACTTCACACGCACTTCACACCCTAGGCAagaaatattgatttttttttcctacaTCCATAGCAGGTACTGTTATATATATAGACCTATAGTATAAATGAGTCCAGGGAATTTCAAATCAGTTAAATGTTTATGTTTGGGAGCCTTGCATCTAATACAAAAATAGTTCCTTcaagaaaaaagcatttttaatgaACTATTAATTATTAACGATTACACTTGCCTAAATGCTGAACACGGAACTAATTATTATGCTGTTCAGTTCAAGTTCAATTTTATTGAATGAAAACCACAGAGAAAAACATATTGGGCAAAATTAATACTTTCAAAGGGCTTGCTGCATCTATTATATATAATTGCACCATTATTACacagaaatgtaaaataaattataaatagccAATAAATTAGAAAtgaaagcttgtttccaccatggGATAAAAGAATGAAAAAGGCAATTCCAACATTTTATCTTAAAATTTGGACTTGCAAAGTCGAAATTGTAATATACAGATTTCAAGAAAAGTCAGAAGTGGgggatttttgttttttattccatggtgggGGAGAAAACTGATTTGCGAGATTCAGAATTcagaaaaagaagtcagaatttctagatgtaaattcagaattttgaaaaaagtcaAACTTGCTGGATctaaattcagaattttgaagtcagaattgcaagatgtaaattcagaattttaaaaagtcagaactgtgagatgtaaattcataattttgaaagtcagaactgtgagatgtaaattcataattttgtaaaaagtcagaattgtgagatgtaaattcagaattttaaaaagtcagaactgtgagatgtaaattcagaattttaaaaagccagaactgtgagatgtaaattcagaattttgaaagtcagaattgcgagatgtaaattcagaattttgaaagtcagaattgtgagaggtaaatttagaattttgtaaaaagtcagaattgtgagatgtaaattcagaattaaaaaaaaaaaaaaaggcagaattgcaagatgtaaattttggatttaaaaaagtcagaactgtgagatgtaaattcagaattttgatgtcagaattgtgagatgtaaattcagaattttgaaaaaagtcaaaattgctggATCTAAATTCTGAATTTtaaaatgtcagaactgtgagatgtaaattcagaattttgtaaaaagtcagaattgtgagatgtaaattcagaatttaaaaaGCCAGAATCGTGAGATGTAAATTctgaattttttaaaaagtcagaTCTGTAAGATGTAATATCAGAAttttgaagtcagaattgcaagatgtaaattaagaattttgaaaaaagtcagaattacgagatgtaaattcagaattttgaaagtcagaactgtgagatgtaaattcagaatttaaaagtcagaactgtgaaaggTAAATTCTGAAATTTGAAAAAAGTCAGTTcacaatttttgaaaaaaattgtgagatgtaaattcagaatatTGAAGTCTTAATTGAAAGAcgtaaattcagaattttgaaaaaagtctgaattgcgagatgtaaattcaaaattttaaaaaatcagaattgcgagatgtaaattctgatttttttaaaaaaagtcagaattgcaagatgtagacTCAGAAttttgaagtcagaattgcaagatgtaaatttagaatttaaaaaagtcagaattgcgagatgtaattTTAAGAATTTTGGAAAAtgaaagtctaaattgtgagatgtaaattcagaatattgtcagaattgcaagatgtaaattcataattttgaaaaagagtcagaattgcgggatgtaaattcagaattttgaaaaaagtcagaattgtgagatatatattcAGAATTTTGGAAAAAGAAGGTCtaaattttgagatgtaaattcagaattttgaaaAGTCTTAATTGCAAGACATAactttagaatttattttaacttttagaaatatatttcacagttctcttttttcccttaaaaatgtttatatctcacaattttgagaaaaaagaactATAAATACAAAAAGGAAACTGCTTTTTAAATCTACTGAATCGGACAGTAACACACTTAGGTATGATCTAGCAGACTGAGACATTCATTCACAAGTGAAAATCTTATCATTGCTCTAAAGACTTAGCAATCTAATTACGTCAGTACAAAAGTGCTAAGATGCGTAAGTGCATCATTCAGGAATGAATAGCCCAGACATCATTAAAAAGTTTGGGTACAACATGTCCTGCATAAAAAAATCAGAAGATGGctgtaattaaaatgaattaatcaTTCTAGAGAGTATTTACAGTTTCTGTTTAGGTCTGCTTGCCTCCTAACTAGTTGCAGTCTGTTTCCAGTTTGTCAGACACATGTTTCAACATGTGGTTTAGTTGTTCCAAATTAGAGGAGGAGTGGCCAGCCATGGCCTACTTTTCTGCAAAAGCAACGTCACATCTGATTGCTTTAGCAACCGGTTGCCAAGGTAACTCAAAGAAGAAAGACAAGTTCTATAGGACTCTAATAGAAAAATCCATTTGCCTTTTCACACTCAGATTGGTGTGTTTCGGAAATCACTCACATTTACTGTCACATTAGTCTTTTCTGACCGTTTAACAATGTATATGGAAGAGGTTTGCACTGTAAAGTGTGTCACATTCACATGAAGGTACTTTGAGAAGAAAACATACTATACGTCAATTGTATTCACTGCACTTTGAAGGGAATGACAGAAAGGCggctccacaaaaaaaaaaaagtatattaaagAACGATTACGGGTACAGCCGAGCACATACCACACAATTAAATCACTATTAGGAGCTTTTCATTTTTCATATTTCAAATATGCTAACAGGGCGTTTATGCTTTGTTTATGAGAGCATCCTTGGAAACAGTAGGTCACACCCTGCGGGTTCAGTTGTTACCACCTATATAAAAAGAATGGTCAAATATTATACCTAGAAATTATGTTATAGGTTTAATAACAGCCAACTATAtggaaaaatgttttttaaaaatcatttgaaaCACTTTTAGCCTACCTCCCTTGCATTTTTGGCCTCCAAATGCTGACTGACTTACTGCCTACCTTTCCAAAATGACTTGATATACAATCATCCTCTCCAAATCCATTTTAACCTATGAGTTGTAGCGTCAATAGTGAAGCATATCTTATAATTGAACAAGTACATCTGATGACACAATGAATTCAAGCACAAAATAGTGGAGCAGGTCATAACAGCACTCTTTTTGACACCAAATTAGATCATTGTTAGATTTCTAAACGACTTACTTTCCTTTGAAGCAGTGGAGTATTCGAATTCTAGGCTATATCAGAGTTTGAGACGCTAAAATTGTTACCCAGATGTCCTCGTTTGCATTTTTAAGAGTAAAATTAGAGTATAATGCTTTCTAATACATGAGTTATTTGGCCATGACAGAACAAATTGTTTTTAACAACTTTACGGTTAAAGGTTGTCATTCTGCGTGCTGTGAGGAACTGAAGCAGTGTTGTTTGACGAGCTGTTCAGGCGAAGCCACGCCCCTTTATTTGACGGTAAGCTTTTGATTTTTCCACCGCGTGTACGCGCATGTGACGGGAACTTCACTTCTTCCAGTGACAGTTTCAAGCCTCCACACTTTATATTTCTTCACGCTGGTAAAACTGATCAAATCTTTAATTATACTAAGCTGAAATTCGTCTTTCGCAGAGTTGCTTTGCATGTAGACTCCACCGTGTTGCCAGATTCCTGTTGAAACATAAGCAATTTACCCATGAAACAAAGTTTAAGAACTTCAGCTTGTGTGAAACAAATATGTATAATTACAAATTTAagtaaataaacatgtttaaacaattatttattataagcATTTCTAGCCTTTCTTGAGCAATTTGGAAGCcccctgtggaaaaaaaaaatgatatttttgaTACTGTTATTGATATATggatatacagtatatttatCTGTGGTAAAGAGTCCTTTACAAGCTTCATCACAGACAAACTATGAAAACATTTGCTGGTTTTGTTTCCTACAATGGATTGTGGGGTAAATATCCACCACTTTTTCCTGTTCTGAGTGAACCGTGAATCAAAGTATAGTCAAACTCGTGGACAATCGGTATCGCTACCCTTATGAaaattttactacaaataaaaccaaaaagccATGGCTACTAATTTAGGCTACTACTAGCCTAGTTAAAACATGGCAACCACAAATTTATCACGATTGTGCTACACTAAACAGTTTAACCATGGTTTTTGTTGTAAAAAGGTAATCAatacgccaaaaaaaaaaacatgctttctACACTTTAAggctgtagtaaaaccatggtaaattttAGTAAGGGTAGTTTTGATTCTAAACAGCTGAAAGAAAACACACACATCAAATGACTTCTGAAATATTACCTTGGAAATTGATTCTCTGATCGACAAATAAGTAATCTTCTTGTCAGACAATGATTTTGCTTTATTGCAattattttgcattattgacacactattgtgctatttttaatactgtaaggttgctttgatacaacttgtattgtaaaaagcgctgtataaataatcttgacaatTTATCAGTAATATTCAACTTAGATATTTAGCTTCACAAACCTGTTCCACATTAACTTTAgccctaaaatacaaaaaaaaaaaaacaccacccaCGACTGCCCTTATTTACAAACGTTTGCAATGCATTTAGTAGACTTTTTCTCCAAAGCAATGTGGAAAATATAATTACGATTGGAGGATCTGGCAACCCAGTCTCTAAACCGCTAGCAAGTGGAGCGAAAGTGTTCATTCAACCCCGCCTTCGACTGTTTGACGTCACATGCCTCAGTCTTGACACATGGTCATGATCATCAcatttcttacacacacacacacgcacgcacgcacttCAAGCCGTCTATGCCGGTGCTGCAGAGCAGGTTCTTTCCTCACTTGTCGTTGTAGACGAATGAACGCTGTTCTGTACAGCCTTTAATTTCAGTTCAGTTTTTGAAAACAATTTTTGCACGGAATAACAAATTATGTCCAGACAGCTCACAATGAATCCAGCTTTCCTTCCTTCGCAAACTAACGGCGTTTTGAAGGCACTCTTGGAAAAACCTCTGAAACTACCTTTGCACCAAGATGAAGGTGAACAAAGCTTTCACTTTGTTATTGCAGCGTGTGGAGAATAATAATTTTGTTGGTAGTTTTACTGTAATGAACTGTCAACTGATTCCTGCTGTGAATAGCtgttgtttttgctgttttgaagATTTATTTAAGTCTTTTTGTGTGTGCTGTGCATCATAAGTGtctctttaaaaaataaactacGCTTAAAGAGACATAGTATAACTAAGTATATAGTAGttctgaaaaataatttttaaaaacgcATTAAAATGGTTTCATTTTTGAATCAGTGCATTAGAAATCAGAATAGActgcagaataaataaataaaatgaaaacgtAATTGTAGTTGACTTTTTGTCCATTTTACATATTAACAGTGAAGAAATTTGTtgaaacttttaaaaagtaagtacAATGGCAAAATGAAGTTAAATGTATGTAAAATGGATTTCTAAACGTGCATAGCTCAGATAGGAGGCAAAAAATGATGTGTAACTATTGCTAATATTCTTCCAGGCTAtgggaaggagagagagaaggTGAAAAAGCTGGAGGAAGATGGAAACGCTCCTCAGTCAGCTTTCTTAGGGCCAACGCTTTGGGATAAAACACTGTCTTATGATGGAGACAACTTTCAGTTGGAGTATATGGACCTTGAGGAGTTTCTCTCTGAAAATGGCATCCCCTCTAGTCCCGCACAACACGACCAAAGCCTCCATCAccagcagcagcaacagcagcagcagcaggctTCAATGCCTCAGGGCCCCATCTCAGTCATGGACCTCAGCAGCCGGTCCATCACTTCCATCCACACGGGCATGGTTCCTCAGAACTGCCTTCATAGCCCGAGCAGATCAGGTACAATAGCTTCTGTGTCCCACAGGGTCACTTCTAGACCTTGCTATTGCCCATACCCCTCCATAGATTAAAAAAGAACCACTGGGAAAGGCATCAAGCTGGGTTAGATGTTACTGTTACTGTTACTGTCTAAATATGACAATGCGTGGGTggtaaaatgaaaaacaaagtttGGGGTGTAGCTTTTCCTCTGTATAGTTGATGTGTTCCTATTTCTTGCTAAAAAAGCCAGTCTTAGAAAGAATACAGATGAtacaaacataaaaatatttattaatatttagaatttcatttttgggtgcttGTCTGATGACAAGCAAGAttataaaaattgaaaataagtattttttttctgatgtatatatactgtatatataaaaaataagtagTCAAGCATAAAAAGTGCTCAATTTTCCCATTCAAGCTTTGGAATTCAATAGTGAATGGAAATGTCAGACTAGACTATGATGTTATTTTCCTCTGACTAAAATTTGCAAACCGACGACTGTTTTCCTAGTTTGAGCATTTGGCAACATCTAATCATAGTTTATGGAAAACTATATGAATTGTGGATTTTGTGGAAAACTGTTGACCTCTTGTTTGGTTAGGTATTTAAAGCAAGTTCTAAAATTAGTTTTGTTAATTTATCATATTAAATGTCATCTCAACATGGAATATCAATGGTGAATGGTGATcattaaaattctaaaaaaaaaaaaaaaatctgtagatttcacattaaaataaattaataagtaattaattataatataaataataatcagGTTAACCTCCAGTAAGATTTCATCTTGACATACTAGAATATAAATGTAttcttacatttataaaaaaaaaaaaaacaactgtagATTTCACATAACAACAATGGATAATCAAGTAAACCTCCAGTAAGTTTTTATTTTGACATACtagaatataaaatgtatttttaataataataaaataaaataaaagtccagTAAGTTTCTATATGGACATActagaatataaaatatattattacaaatatatatatatataaaaaagttgatttcaaattaaaaaataaatgcatggaTAATCAAGTAAACCTCCAGTAAGATTTTCATTTGGacatactaaaatataaaatgtattttatattctaaacataataatgtaataaaaaaataataaaataaaataaaaataaataaaataaaacttcagTAAGTTTCTATCTGGACATAGAATATATTCTAGTATGTCAAGATAAAAACTTACTGGacttttacttgattatccatacattttatttatttatttatatttatttattgctgtgAAATCTACTGACTTATTTTTATACACGTGAATCTTTGTGATTTTTGTTGTTAATAAATgtttgaaaacatattttatgtgtcAAGATGAAAActagaatataaaatatattattacaaatattaaaaagagAAGAAGTtgatttcactttaaaaaaaatgcatggatAATCAAGTA
This window encodes:
- the hlfb gene encoding HLF transcription factor, PAR bZIP family member b isoform X1; this translates as MSRQLTMNPAFLPSQTNGVLKALLEKPLKLPLHQDEGYGKEREKVKKLEEDGNAPQSAFLGPTLWDKTLSYDGDNFQLEYMDLEEFLSENGIPSSPAQHDQSLHHQQQQQQQQQASMPQGPISVMDLSSRSITSIHTGMVPQNCLHSPSRSVLPPSRNTPSPVDPEAIQIPVSYEPDPADLALSSVPGQEVFDPRKHKFSDEELKPQPMIKKARKVFIPNDMKQDDKYWARRRKNNMAAKRSRDARRLKENQIAIRAGFLEKENAALRQEVAELRRELGRCKNVLTKYEARHGPL
- the hlfb gene encoding HLF transcription factor, PAR bZIP family member b isoform X2, whose translation is MSRQLTMNPAFLPSQTNGVLKALLEKPLKLPLHQDEGYGKEREKVKKLEEDGNAPQSAFLGPTLWDKTLSYDGDNFQLEYMDLEEFLSENGIPSSPAQHDQSLHHQQQQQQQQQASMPQGPISVMDLSSRSITSIHTGMVPQNCLHSPSRSVLPPSRNTPSPVDPEAIQIPVSYEPDPADLALSSVPGQEVFDPRKHKFSDEELKPQPMIKKARKVFIPNDMKDDKYWARRRKNNMAAKRSRDARRLKENQIAIRAGFLEKENAALRQEVAELRRELGRCKNVLTKYEARHGPL